A single genomic interval of Shinella zoogloeoides harbors:
- a CDS encoding ABC transporter substrate-binding protein — MRDILKTNASRRAVLGAGVAGASLLAMPAILRAQERSLKVGVYGGYFKDSFDKNIFADFTKATGIAVESVAEPTGEAWLVQLEQAARAGQAPADVSMMSQVAMLKGQSTELWAPLDMAKIPNASNLIEHFINKYPDGRVAGIGAVAWYITLVTNTDVFKEAPTSWAAFWDPANADKLGLLALVSNSFLLEVTAKTHFGGTNVLDTEEGILKAFEKLAEVRPNVRLWYRDEAQFEQSLKSGEIPMGQYYHDVTGLAAKDGHPVRSTFPKEGGIMDSGCWALSRASSKVEEAHIFMNYMSQPSIQALLSRKVGTAPTVKRDLLDLTAEEFAAVSSDIDPIIPRYDLYTTKADWLNQKWTEMIVG; from the coding sequence ATGCGTGATATCCTCAAGACCAATGCCAGCCGCCGCGCCGTGCTGGGCGCGGGCGTCGCCGGCGCCTCGCTGCTTGCCATGCCCGCGATCCTGCGCGCGCAGGAACGGTCGCTGAAGGTCGGCGTCTACGGCGGCTATTTCAAGGATTCCTTTGACAAGAACATCTTCGCCGACTTCACGAAGGCGACGGGCATCGCCGTGGAATCGGTCGCCGAGCCGACGGGTGAAGCGTGGCTCGTCCAGCTCGAGCAGGCCGCCCGCGCCGGTCAGGCCCCGGCCGACGTCTCGATGATGTCGCAGGTCGCCATGCTGAAGGGCCAGTCCACCGAACTGTGGGCGCCGCTCGACATGGCGAAGATTCCGAACGCCTCGAACCTCATCGAGCATTTCATCAACAAGTACCCGGATGGCCGCGTGGCCGGCATCGGCGCCGTCGCCTGGTACATCACGCTCGTCACCAACACGGATGTCTTCAAGGAAGCACCGACCTCCTGGGCCGCGTTCTGGGATCCGGCGAACGCCGACAAGCTCGGCCTGCTGGCACTCGTCTCCAACTCCTTCCTGCTGGAAGTGACCGCCAAGACCCATTTCGGCGGCACGAACGTGCTCGACACTGAGGAAGGTATCCTCAAGGCCTTCGAGAAGCTCGCCGAGGTCCGCCCGAACGTGCGCCTGTGGTATCGTGACGAGGCGCAGTTCGAGCAGTCGCTGAAGTCGGGCGAAATCCCGATGGGCCAGTACTATCATGACGTGACGGGCCTTGCCGCCAAAGACGGCCATCCGGTCCGCTCCACCTTCCCCAAGGAAGGCGGCATCATGGATTCAGGCTGCTGGGCGCTGTCGCGCGCTTCCAGCAAGGTCGAGGAAGCCCATATCTTCATGAACTACATGAGCCAGCCGTCGATCCAGGCGCTGCTGTCGCGCAAGGTCGGCACCGCGCCCACCGTCAAGCGTGACCTGCTCGACCTCACGGCCGAGGAATTCGCTGCGGTTTCGTCCGATATCGATCCGATCATCCCGCGCTACGACCTCTACACCACCAAGGCCGACTGGCTGAACCAGAAGTGGACGGAAATGATCGTCGGCTGA
- a CDS encoding ABC transporter ATP-binding protein, producing MSGLTLQNVTKQFGTFTAVRNVQLTVPHGTFVCLLGPSGCGKTTLMRMVAGLDLPTSGEIRLDDRDITHVPTHKRDLGMVFQSLALFPHLSVGENIAYSLRIRGVGKEEQKKRVDELLSMIHLTGYADRPVAKLSGGQRQRVAIARALAISPKLFLLDEPLSALDAKLREAMQVELRQLQQRLGITTIVVTHDQREAMTMADTVVVMNGGEIRQAAPPVEIYRRPADTFVADFIGMTNLIDFSADATGASVLGTTVSGLAIPSGLTSGILSVRPEDVRLTAPGNGAITGTVTFVRDLGGTVETFVEAGGKQVVAVSMPNARPDVSVGQQVGIQLDPADCVVLKS from the coding sequence ATGTCCGGGCTGACCCTTCAGAACGTCACCAAGCAATTCGGCACGTTTACGGCCGTCAGGAACGTGCAGCTCACGGTGCCACATGGCACCTTCGTCTGCCTGCTCGGCCCCTCCGGTTGCGGCAAGACCACGCTGATGCGCATGGTCGCCGGTCTCGACCTGCCGACGAGCGGCGAAATCCGCCTTGACGATCGGGACATCACCCATGTCCCGACCCACAAGCGCGACCTCGGTATGGTCTTCCAGTCGCTGGCGCTCTTCCCGCACCTTTCCGTCGGCGAGAACATCGCCTATTCGCTGCGCATCCGTGGCGTCGGCAAGGAGGAACAGAAGAAGCGCGTCGACGAGCTTCTGTCGATGATCCACCTTACGGGCTATGCCGACCGCCCCGTCGCGAAACTCTCCGGCGGCCAGCGCCAGCGTGTCGCCATCGCCCGGGCGCTTGCCATCTCGCCAAAACTCTTCCTGCTCGACGAGCCGCTTTCGGCGCTCGACGCCAAGCTGCGCGAGGCCATGCAGGTGGAGTTGCGCCAGCTCCAGCAGCGCCTCGGCATCACCACCATCGTCGTCACCCACGACCAGCGCGAGGCCATGACCATGGCCGACACGGTCGTGGTGATGAACGGCGGCGAGATCCGCCAGGCCGCCCCGCCGGTCGAGATCTACCGACGCCCTGCCGACACCTTCGTCGCCGACTTCATCGGCATGACGAACCTTATAGACTTCTCCGCCGACGCCACGGGCGCCTCGGTTCTGGGCACAACGGTTTCCGGCCTCGCCATCCCCTCCGGCCTCACCTCGGGCATTCTCTCGGTGCGCCCGGAGGACGTGCGTCTCACAGCCCCCGGCAATGGCGCGATCACCGGCACGGTCACCTTCGTGCGCGATCTCGGCGGCACGGTGGAAACCTTCGTGGAGGCCGGCGGCAAGCAGGTCGTCGCCGTCTCCATGCCGAACGCCCGGCCGGATGTCTCCGTCGGCCAGCAGGTCGGCATCCAGCTCGACCCGGCCGATTGCGTGGTGCTGAAGTCATGA
- a CDS encoding ABC transporter permease, producing MRREAPQKLSDYGPLVFPAGMLIVFFVVPFATMIAVSFFKRDPAGFYSADFVFDNYARFLSLFFGKVLGFSLLLAVTVAICCVALAVPFTYLLSRAKRRTQVLWLVGLLSILSLSEVIIGFAWSTLFSRTAGITNLLVTLGIMKEAVALNPSFGAVLTAMVYQALPYTVLVLYPALVRLDPTLTEAARTLGASPVKSFFTVVVPALRNTIVATLIMVFIFALGSYLLPQILGRPQHWTLSVLITDQAIYQSNMPFAAAMAVFLVLVTLGLVALTVYAGRKGEAA from the coding sequence ATGAGACGCGAAGCCCCGCAGAAGCTTTCCGATTACGGCCCGCTCGTCTTTCCGGCAGGCATGCTGATCGTCTTCTTCGTCGTGCCCTTCGCGACGATGATCGCCGTCTCCTTCTTCAAGCGCGATCCGGCCGGCTTCTACTCGGCTGATTTCGTCTTCGACAACTACGCCCGTTTCCTCAGCCTGTTCTTCGGCAAGGTGCTCGGCTTCTCGCTGCTTCTCGCCGTCACCGTCGCCATCTGCTGCGTGGCGCTCGCCGTGCCCTTCACCTATCTGCTCTCGCGCGCCAAGCGCCGCACGCAGGTGCTCTGGCTGGTCGGCTTGCTGTCGATCCTGTCGCTGTCGGAAGTCATCATCGGCTTTGCCTGGTCGACGCTGTTCTCGCGCACCGCCGGCATCACCAATCTCCTCGTCACGCTCGGCATCATGAAGGAGGCCGTGGCGCTGAACCCGAGCTTCGGCGCGGTGCTGACCGCCATGGTCTACCAGGCACTGCCCTATACCGTGCTCGTGCTCTATCCGGCCCTCGTGCGGCTCGATCCGACATTGACGGAGGCGGCGCGGACCCTCGGCGCGTCGCCGGTCAAATCCTTCTTCACGGTCGTCGTGCCGGCCCTGCGCAACACCATCGTCGCAACCCTGATCATGGTCTTCATCTTCGCGCTCGGCTCCTATCTCCTGCCGCAGATCCTCGGCCGTCCGCAGCACTGGACGCTTTCCGTGCTCATCACCGACCAGGCGATCTACCAGTCCAACATGCCGTTCGCCGCCGCCATGGCCGTGTTCCTCGTGCTCGTCACGCTCGGCCTCGTCGCGCTCACGGTCTATGCCGGCCGCAAGGGAGAAGCCGCATGA